Proteins co-encoded in one Methanocella sp. genomic window:
- a CDS encoding prephenate dehydratase domain-containing protein — protein MKLGLLGPEGTFSEMAAKKWSPGAKLIFMDDMECVARAVDDGSCAESIVPIENSVEGTVGVVMDAQLEISSPIVGEEILPIRQRSRQDREGITPSRIPWEYTINSSGSSPSPPAYRLFSPIQLPCSSALPQSADDPR, from the coding sequence ATGAAACTCGGCTTACTGGGCCCCGAAGGCACGTTCTCGGAAATGGCGGCGAAAAAATGGTCTCCAGGAGCGAAGCTTATCTTCATGGATGACATGGAGTGTGTTGCCCGTGCCGTGGACGACGGCTCCTGCGCCGAGAGCATCGTGCCCATCGAGAACTCGGTCGAGGGCACGGTCGGCGTGGTCATGGACGCACAGCTTGAGATAAGCTCGCCCATCGTCGGCGAGGAAATATTGCCCATCCGACAACGGTCCCGCCAGGACCGGGAAGGCATTACGCCTTCTCGGATCCCATGGGAGTATACGATTAATTCTTCAGGATCTTCGCCTTCGCCACCAGCTTATCGGCTTTTTTCTCCAATTCAGCTTCCATGTTCTTCCGCTTTGCCACAGTCCGCTGATGACCCTCGTTAA
- a CDS encoding PadR family transcriptional regulator has product MLLRTTPKHGYMLMQDIERHTQGHWKPSHSAIYKLLNSLEADGFIRSWEEKDGERARRVYQISEEGVALLEESERDFESFINAFISSLLEAERVNPDHLTILLTKKGKVLMNNLEPGQRLMALTKLKAFMDTEYARVCREYEECSKNVLQSRAPGPKSET; this is encoded by the coding sequence ATGCTTCTCCGCACAACGCCCAAGCACGGGTACATGCTCATGCAGGACATCGAGCGCCACACTCAAGGCCACTGGAAACCATCCCACTCGGCCATCTACAAGCTCCTGAACAGCCTTGAGGCGGACGGATTCATCAGGTCCTGGGAGGAGAAGGACGGGGAAAGGGCACGACGGGTATATCAAATATCGGAGGAAGGAGTAGCGCTCTTAGAGGAGAGCGAGAGGGATTTCGAGTCGTTCATAAACGCCTTCATTTCCTCCCTGCTGGAAGCGGAACGCGTAAACCCCGACCATCTCACCATTCTGCTGACCAAGAAGGGGAAGGTGCTTATGAACAATCTCGAACCCGGCCAGAGGCTGATGGCATTAACGAAACTGAAGGCTTTTATGGACACGGAGTATGCGCGGGTCTGCCGCGAGTACGAAGAGTGCTCAAAGAATGTTTTGCAGTCCCGGGCGCCGGGCCCGAAGTCGGAGACATGA
- a CDS encoding UbiA family prenyltransferase, producing MEQVNTTVSVYARIESLLSRCLYLLFQLKDEFVYGGYLTSLGCPAFVLSVSLLLNSAIGWQVLFIAYLIPLIVYSYNYYEELEKDMATNPERAEHLRKKVRLYPALFGLYMSLLIMLLLLYGNYVLTVFVLILLSCGILYTIVFKDLTRQVPGFKGIYIAAVWALAGTFIFNFHYSISWDVFSVLMFLFIFLRGIINVTFFDIKDIESDGARGLKTLPVLLGREKTYKFLNALNIFSFIPLVAGVYLGIIPVFGLSLLGFYFYDLYYLRKAKFADGQSLRKISYTLADAEFILWPLVLLLGRTLIHG from the coding sequence GTGGAACAGGTAAATACAACAGTCAGTGTATATGCCCGCATCGAAAGCCTGTTATCCCGATGCCTGTACCTGTTATTCCAGCTAAAGGACGAGTTCGTCTATGGCGGCTACCTGACCTCGCTGGGCTGCCCGGCCTTCGTCCTGTCCGTGTCCCTGCTGCTGAATTCGGCTATCGGCTGGCAGGTGCTTTTTATCGCATACCTGATCCCGCTGATCGTCTATAGCTATAACTATTATGAAGAGCTGGAAAAGGACATGGCTACGAATCCCGAAAGGGCAGAGCATTTACGTAAAAAGGTACGGCTCTACCCGGCGCTTTTCGGGCTCTACATGTCTCTGCTGATAATGCTGCTGCTCCTTTACGGGAACTATGTCCTCACCGTCTTCGTCCTGATCCTTCTGTCCTGCGGTATACTGTATACCATCGTCTTTAAGGACCTCACGAGGCAGGTCCCGGGATTTAAAGGCATCTACATCGCGGCCGTCTGGGCGCTGGCGGGGACGTTCATCTTCAACTTTCACTATTCCATCTCGTGGGACGTTTTCTCGGTCCTGATGTTCTTATTTATCTTCTTAAGGGGGATCATCAACGTGACTTTTTTCGACATCAAGGACATCGAGAGCGATGGTGCCCGGGGGCTGAAGACGCTGCCCGTGCTCCTGGGCCGGGAGAAAACTTATAAATTTTTAAATGCGCTGAACATATTTTCTTTCATACCTCTAGTCGCCGGCGTTTATCTGGGCATCATACCGGTATTCGGACTTTCGCTGCTCGGCTTTTACTTTTATGATCTCTACTACCTGAGAAAAGCAAAATTCGCGGACGGCCAAAGCCTTCGGAAGATATCGTATACGCTTGCTGATGCCGAATTCATCCTCTGGCCCCTCGTGCTCCTCCTGGGCAGGACGCTCATCCACGGATAA
- a CDS encoding PadR family transcriptional regulator: MSKDTAAFFENPTRASLNYLVLMLLKSSPKHGYMLMQDIERHTEGGWKPSHSAIYKLLNNLEEAGYITSWEEKDGERGRRVYKITENGEKLIDESEKEFEFYMNAFISSLLEAKEDIKQDHITTLLTEKGKEITKCFEPHRRYRVLARLKAFVDSEAIRIDNELKDLKEYAN; the protein is encoded by the coding sequence ATGTCCAAAGATACGGCCGCATTCTTCGAAAACCCTACCAGGGCAAGCTTAAACTATCTCGTTCTCATGCTACTCAAGAGTTCTCCCAAGCACGGTTACATGCTCATGCAGGACATCGAGCGCCATACGGAAGGCGGCTGGAAACCATCCCACTCGGCCATCTATAAGCTCCTGAACAACCTGGAGGAGGCTGGCTATATCACGTCCTGGGAGGAGAAGGACGGGGAAAGGGGGCGGAGGGTCTACAAGATCACCGAGAACGGCGAAAAGCTGATCGACGAAAGTGAAAAAGAGTTCGAGTTCTATATGAACGCCTTCATATCGTCGCTCCTCGAGGCAAAAGAGGACATCAAGCAGGACCATATCACGACACTGCTCACGGAAAAGGGCAAGGAGATAACAAAGTGCTTCGAGCCTCACCGGCGATACCGGGTCCTGGCCAGGCTAAAAGCCTTCGTGGACAGCGAAGCGATTCGCATCGATAACGAGCTTAAAGACTTAAAAGAATACGCTAATTGA